The Halococcus hamelinensis 100A6 genome window below encodes:
- a CDS encoding bifunctional N(6)-L-threonylcarbamoyladenine synthase/serine/threonine protein kinase has protein sequence MRVLGIEGTAWAASAALFDPETDEITIESDAYQPESGGIHPREAAEHMRTAIPAVVETVLDEAGAEGVDAVAFSRGPGLGPCLRIAGTAARALALSLDVPLVGVNHMLAHAEIGRHRSNFDAPICLNTSGANAHVLGFLDDRYRILGETMDTGIGNALDKFTRHLDWSHPGGPKVERAAREGSYTGLPYVVTGMDFSFSGIMSAAKEAVDDGVPVEDVCFSLQETTFAMLTEVAERALALTGETELVLGGGVGQNARLQAMLGEMCAARGAEFFAPEARFLQDNAGMIAVLGARMAEAGETIPVESSRIDSGFRPDQVAVTWRDPDPRRRTRDPEADRQGAEAVVEFDGDRVVKRRLPKSYRHPALDERLRRERVVEEARLTSAARRLGVPTPVVHDVDTHETQLVLERVGDADLRDRLEADAGTSTDRVRAVADHLARLHGSGIVHGDPTTRNVRVSDGSNRTYLIDFGLGYYTDAVEDHAMDCHVLEQSLSGTATEPDRLREAFEARYAERGEHEVLDRLREIEGRGRYQ, from the coding sequence AGGGCACCGCGTGGGCGGCGAGCGCGGCGCTGTTCGATCCCGAAACGGACGAGATCACCATCGAGAGCGACGCCTACCAGCCCGAGAGCGGCGGGATCCACCCGCGCGAGGCCGCCGAACACATGCGCACGGCGATCCCGGCCGTGGTCGAGACGGTGCTCGACGAGGCGGGGGCGGAGGGTGTCGACGCGGTGGCGTTCTCGCGCGGCCCGGGGCTCGGTCCGTGCCTCCGGATCGCGGGCACCGCCGCCCGCGCGCTCGCGCTCTCGCTCGACGTGCCGCTCGTCGGAGTGAACCACATGCTCGCCCACGCCGAGATCGGTCGCCACCGGTCGAATTTCGACGCGCCCATCTGTCTCAACACCAGCGGCGCGAACGCCCACGTCCTCGGGTTCCTCGACGACCGATATCGGATCCTGGGCGAGACGATGGACACCGGGATCGGCAACGCGCTCGATAAGTTCACCCGCCACCTCGACTGGTCGCATCCCGGCGGCCCGAAGGTCGAACGTGCCGCGCGCGAGGGGAGCTACACCGGCCTGCCGTACGTCGTCACCGGGATGGACTTCTCCTTCTCGGGGATCATGAGCGCCGCGAAGGAGGCCGTCGACGACGGGGTCCCCGTCGAGGACGTCTGCTTTTCGCTCCAGGAGACCACCTTCGCGATGCTCACGGAGGTGGCCGAACGCGCGCTCGCGCTCACCGGAGAGACCGAACTCGTGCTCGGCGGCGGCGTGGGCCAGAACGCGCGGCTCCAGGCGATGCTCGGGGAGATGTGCGCGGCGCGCGGGGCCGAGTTCTTCGCGCCCGAGGCGCGCTTCCTGCAGGACAACGCCGGCATGATAGCGGTGCTGGGCGCGAGGATGGCCGAGGCCGGAGAGACCATCCCGGTCGAGTCCTCGCGGATCGATTCGGGGTTCCGGCCCGACCAGGTCGCGGTGACCTGGCGCGACCCCGACCCCCGACGGCGGACCCGCGACCCCGAAGCCGACCGCCAGGGTGCGGAGGCGGTGGTCGAGTTCGACGGCGACCGGGTGGTCAAGCGCCGGCTCCCCAAGTCCTACCGCCATCCCGCGCTCGACGAACGGCTCCGGCGAGAGCGCGTCGTCGAGGAAGCCCGTCTCACGAGCGCCGCCCGCCGGCTCGGGGTGCCGACCCCGGTGGTCCACGACGTCGACACCCACGAGACGCAGTTGGTCCTCGAACGCGTGGGCGACGCCGACCTCCGCGACCGGCTGGAGGCGGATGCGGGGACGAGCACGGACCGGGTCCGCGCGGTCGCCGACCACCTCGCGAGGCTCCACGGCTCGGGGATCGTCCACGGCGACCCGACGACGCGGAACGTCCGGGTGAGCGATGGAAGTAACCGGACCTACCTCATCGACTTCGGGCTCGGCTACTACACCGACGCGGTCGAGGACCACGCGATGGACTGTCACGTCCTCGAACAGTCGCTCTCGGGAACGGCCACGGAGCCCGACCGGCTTCGTGAGGCCTTCGAGGCACGCTACGCCGAACGTGGCGAGCACGAGGTGCTCGACCGCCTCCGGGAGATCGAGGGTCGCGGGCGATACCAGTAG
- a CDS encoding DUF5808 domain-containing protein: MADERPPSGEIFGVPYNFNRPSLGRMLSAYWQPGEEMLVKKPFGVGYTLNLANWRSWIVLGVAALLVAQESKGEETSEYEENEEPVEVIVD; the protein is encoded by the coding sequence ATGGCAGACGAACGACCACCGTCCGGCGAGATCTTCGGCGTCCCGTACAACTTCAACCGCCCGAGCCTCGGTCGGATGCTGTCGGCGTACTGGCAGCCCGGCGAGGAGATGCTGGTGAAGAAGCCGTTCGGCGTCGGCTACACCCTGAACCTCGCCAACTGGCGGTCGTGGATCGTCCTCGGCGTCGCCGCCCTGCTGGTCGCCCAGGAGAGCAAGGGCGAGGAGACGAGCGAGTACGAGGAGAACGAGGAGCCGGTCGAAGTCATCGTCGACTGA
- a CDS encoding non-canonical purine NTP pyrophosphatase produces the protein MLRYVTTNEGKVREARAYIDCDPLDYDYTEVQAPDLGTIAAHGAREAYTHADEPVIVDDAGLFVDSLDGFPGPYSAYVEDTLGVERVRRLATNQEDEDGSGEDNRAAFRCVLAYCDGGSFDASPDPVDRDDRALAAAAGDESSEGLPVKLFEGVVRGRIVPARGDGGFGYDPIFEHDGTTFAEMGTEEKNAVSHRGRALASFGEWLDERRE, from the coding sequence ATGCTCAGGTACGTGACGACCAACGAGGGGAAGGTCCGCGAGGCGCGGGCGTACATCGACTGCGACCCCCTCGACTACGACTACACCGAGGTTCAGGCCCCCGACCTCGGGACGATCGCGGCTCACGGCGCGCGCGAGGCTTACACCCACGCGGACGAACCCGTGATCGTCGACGACGCGGGGCTGTTCGTCGATTCGCTCGATGGGTTCCCGGGCCCGTACTCCGCGTACGTCGAGGACACCCTCGGCGTCGAGCGGGTTCGACGACTCGCAACGAACCAGGAGGACGAGGACGGATCCGGCGAGGACAACCGGGCGGCCTTCCGGTGCGTGCTGGCCTACTGCGACGGCGGGTCGTTCGACGCGAGCCCGGACCCGGTCGACCGGGACGACCGCGCGCTCGCGGCCGCGGCGGGCGACGAGTCGAGCGAGGGTCTGCCGGTGAAGCTCTTCGAGGGCGTGGTTCGGGGCCGCATCGTCCCGGCGCGCGGCGACGGCGGGTTCGGCTACGACCCGATCTTCGAGCACGACGGCACCACGTTCGCGGAGATGGGTACGGAGGAGAAGAACGCGGTCTCCCACCGTGGACGGGCGCTGGCGTCGTTCGGCGAGTGGCTCGACGAACGCCGGGAGTAG
- the purH gene encoding bifunctional phosphoribosylaminoimidazolecarboxamide formyltransferase/IMP cyclohydrolase — MTRIAGLAGNRGRNLLRIAEREPGGAELAVVLTDDPDAPVLEGATERGIPTEVVERSDDSREAHDRRLLDALDGYDVDLVCLDGYMRVLTDEYLDDAPPTFNVHPSLLPAFPGADAHEQVLDSGVGITGCTVHIATEEVDGGPIVTQEAVPVYANDDADSLKTRVLQRAEFAAYPRAVRWFAEGAIEIEGEGDDREVRVERDATDDFPSRRMTNEERRAQLRYGENPHQAAAVYADPTSEATSVVDADQLNPEAKALSYNNYNDADGALGLIEEFDEPAAAVIKHTNPAGCAVADDLATAYERALATDPMSAFGGIVALNRECDAATAEQVVDSYKEVVVAPGYTDDALSTFREKENLRVLDVGTFGEQARFREKPLAGGRLVQERDAQVITPDDLEVVTEREPTEDQLETMCFAWQVIKHVKSNAILLADGTETVGVGMGQVSRVDAVRLAAMKADEHAEGKDPEGSVLASDAFFPFPDGIEAAATAGVEAVVQPGGSMRDDEVVAAADDLGLAMAHTGQRAFRHD, encoded by the coding sequence ATGACCAGGATCGCGGGGCTGGCGGGGAACCGGGGCCGGAACCTGCTGCGGATCGCCGAGCGGGAGCCCGGCGGAGCGGAACTCGCGGTCGTCCTCACCGACGACCCCGACGCGCCGGTGCTCGAGGGCGCGACCGAGCGCGGGATCCCCACCGAAGTCGTCGAACGGAGCGACGATTCGCGCGAGGCCCACGACCGTCGCCTACTCGACGCGCTCGACGGCTACGACGTCGACCTCGTCTGTCTCGACGGCTACATGCGCGTGCTCACCGACGAGTACCTCGACGACGCGCCACCCACGTTCAACGTCCATCCGTCGCTGCTGCCCGCCTTCCCGGGGGCCGACGCCCACGAGCAGGTCCTCGATTCGGGTGTGGGCATCACGGGCTGCACGGTACATATCGCGACGGAGGAGGTGGACGGCGGACCGATCGTGACCCAGGAGGCGGTACCGGTCTACGCCAACGACGACGCCGACTCGCTGAAGACCAGGGTGCTCCAGCGAGCCGAGTTCGCGGCCTACCCACGCGCCGTCCGGTGGTTCGCCGAGGGCGCGATCGAGATCGAAGGCGAGGGTGACGACCGCGAGGTGCGAGTCGAGCGTGACGCGACCGACGACTTCCCGAGCCGACGGATGACAAACGAGGAGCGCAGGGCACAGCTCCGGTACGGCGAGAACCCACACCAAGCCGCGGCGGTCTACGCCGACCCGACGAGCGAGGCGACGAGCGTGGTCGACGCCGACCAGTTGAACCCCGAGGCGAAGGCGCTCTCGTACAACAACTACAACGACGCCGACGGCGCGCTCGGGCTGATCGAGGAGTTCGACGAGCCGGCCGCCGCGGTGATCAAACACACCAACCCCGCGGGCTGTGCGGTCGCCGACGACCTCGCGACGGCCTACGAGCGCGCGCTCGCCACCGACCCGATGAGCGCCTTCGGCGGCATCGTCGCGCTCAACCGTGAGTGTGACGCCGCGACCGCAGAGCAGGTCGTCGACTCCTACAAGGAGGTCGTGGTCGCGCCGGGCTACACCGACGACGCGCTCTCGACCTTCCGGGAGAAGGAGAACCTCCGGGTGCTCGACGTGGGCACGTTCGGGGAACAGGCGCGCTTCCGTGAGAAGCCACTCGCGGGTGGTCGGCTGGTTCAAGAGCGCGACGCACAGGTCATCACACCGGACGACCTCGAAGTCGTCACCGAGCGCGAGCCCACCGAGGATCAACTAGAGACGATGTGCTTCGCGTGGCAGGTCATCAAGCACGTCAAGTCGAACGCCATCCTGCTCGCCGACGGCACCGAGACCGTCGGGGTCGGAATGGGGCAGGTCTCGCGGGTCGACGCGGTGCGGCTGGCGGCGATGAAGGCCGACGAACACGCCGAGGGCAAGGATCCCGAAGGGTCGGTGTTGGCGTCGGACGCGTTCTTCCCGTTCCCCGACGGGATCGAGGCGGCGGCCACGGCCGGCGTCGAGGCGGTGGTCCAGCCCGGCGGCTCCATGCGGGACGACGAGGTCGTCGCGGCGGCCGACGACCTCGGTCTCGCGATGGCCCACACCGGTCAGCGCGCCTTCCGCCACGACTGA